From the genome of Lutzomyia longipalpis isolate SR_M1_2022 chromosome 2, ASM2433408v1, one region includes:
- the LOC129789993 gene encoding mucin-2, with product MFPSPRGGMRSSMYLLLVSVLCALIHTTGSTAGNRVVCYYTNWSVYRPSTAKFNPQNINPYLCTHLIYAFGGFTKDNALKPFDKYQDIEQGGYAKFTGLKTYNKNLKCILAIGGWNEASSRFSPLVASPERRQQFVRNTIKFLRQNHFDGLDLDWEYPAFRDGGKPRDRDNYAQFVQEMREEFDRESKKTGRPRLLLTMAVPAGTEYIEKGYDIPRLNRYLDWFNLLTYDYHSAFEPAVNHHSPLYSLQEDDEYNFEAELNIDYTIKFYLNQGADRDKLVVGIPTYGRSYTLFNPDATDIGSPSDGPGAQGDATREKGYLSYYEICQMIKDDPDWTVIHPNDKAMGPYAFKGNQWVGYDDESIARRKAEYVVSNGLGGIMFWSIDNDDFRGSCTGKPYPIIEAAKEALYVSLGSSDNDVITQTHKKTTNRPRNRPAHRNRIAEEDDRNVIIRTTNRRKPGHRKRTSTTTTTTTTTTTTPEPIQEYSLMRTSTTPAPPTTPDPGSDFKCEDEGFFPHPRDCKKYFWCLDSGPSQLGIVAHQFTCPSGLFFNKAADSCDYARNVICSKPKASSSTSSSSTTTTTTYAPPSSTTKRSPITAATSKYTFLRTSSTTTTTTPEPVYDDDYEYDDEEVQDERGNAETDDAEDPKVIKELIDLIKKAGGLDELEKQLRTQNVDSPQESVTTTAASISKSLYDKILSRASSSNLESFKNRFSESENKVRSTSSQKYTPVIRNSRPGPQNAGVDKLPEFEGFLREKPQYVTISRPRATQSTEELEITGLDESYPEAPRTDPTFVRHTIPQQTYVNIQRNRHRNPISDDIEIEDEEDENDENSYSQRMSPTSERSTPNSQYVSIRRTSTSVAPEEVETEAPFINAINRYKILSRTAETTTYSALAPDVNQLAEKEEEEPQEITIPTTASTSTTTSVPSTSAYYSTPRHFNIAETATTSTQLPIDIFTTTTQDYSWTEGVTAPETIFIIRKTTETPFSSTFTPSTTNPVDFLTTGFVVEGSTFGSNAFDPETTLATEVRGESVPADEEYQVTRKRVEVNEVRRLDEEHPSTSTISPPRNFLGISHRRIRPIKRVTSTEGPSVVIASSVSDYVTQAPGSQERKVSFRQRGRLRGNSPVPNPQIQSTSSPADHYSPALLFSQSSSSPPEYTRDSSTERQRIYRGRQRYNIRGEPSTVAQENFLASEKTAPPRRNFRPRNEVPNVQNVEISTPGTPDRKRIVSRRRRPVTTTIPTTTTTTTTEATTTPEIQTHIPLDPINRFQIFQSAKDSRSHEDSPIVRVVVQTTPQPPVEEEYVFVTKPYSFRSFDDNSLSFGSSRRSKGDQVGEATKTGPSYRDSRIIRPFIGEPLDPPSEEFTSTTEVSSTETESSEITSEYTTPSSSEYAETSSEAPVTRFPSRGRNRFSSETRISNRRRTSTERSSENVSSTENTRYVVRRRRPVVSATTQEEATTVSQRIRNRRPPQRTTVENVEGSSISSTESIAAVSEETVGVRNRIRGRRPISTERRDSIESSYVPIKRRPSQVEASTQNSDESLNFRRKLVRKRPVQRLEVSSAETPRVEVEVSSQTPEEGDTSERQRYRKVIRRLRPRTRTTSTTTTKAPVTTEESYEEGVSTTTHGAFQHIEADNGRTHSLKVEETPEEVREDEDVTTLAAPTTTTFRRGKAQNIEKLYVTINRGASVESTTELSNEVEDVVEEEVTKIEKEEVKSTTERYTPRYRGTYRSRRPVVFTSTVPAELTVATPRPFIPRRYSSRVPETKEQVSEEATPRVRPLNFAGSAGTRFRNTYRATTTTLESIRGGYRTEGRDESRSEIVESEEVTKSEEVTEKLPEQENVEITQEVISDEDNIDHEENSVERTSSRPTYQTIDRSNVHPASRKFETSTPTLRKPSRTFDRRYPVASSTTEATTSEATQNEGIRERTRKLFTAKSKKYNTPVVSNVNAVDEGGDNVGEVTTDTSHNTDNSPQDTTEVVNTSTVQDTETTTTTYTDDDEESLINSNQLQGGTHIFRPAFRRKTTTTTTTTGRPTTLHHVFAIDYDDTTTSSGSSTPIPATNGTERKEEESAEEISQRLEKLVEVNRIVEIYSKQDNVRIEGNSSEPKTLQSTDLRVEQIPTLDKLGEVSRLTLIKLVDHNVSHHENNTDTPREAKSRQILSPEYIFSVETSTIPLEGLFRQESERQAKNIVLTAEEDGKKLNIVYATSIGGSKRSTASPFTSYGTESTTDNEIEATTVLPLTTTFKPNRPQLLRPNFRRPTYNPRTRSTVTTPKSTATTEKATLSSASSTTARTFLLRRGSRPSLSTHQVTSTTPTPPSSPKSPPRIAIRRKFGGTRGETPQPPATKSTIAIPSPKSNDLGTTEQTVYKRRYTFTTKPNLRTTTPATTTTTSTTSSTVSTTIDGVDQEIEQSINQENKFSSSRYNQIGEPIDEEFVLAIKTISKAPPPVPISTPKAANFKDITPVKRFELSTTRKNISPTPRVTHSRPSTTRSQQSPSRRPKIPEAFDKIIPRRSRVQTSSARSDSEFMSRTYKPVIDYDYYDDDDDRIIGKSNSQVKVILHGHGIIECLDQGNFPHPLSCRKFISCAKMENGGVVGWEYTCPKGLSYDPVGGICNWAAGLGCKE from the exons tcgCCCCGTGGAGGAATGCGATCTTCTATGTACCTGCTACTAGTCAGCGTTCTGTGCGCCCTTATTCACACGACCGGAAGTACAGCCGGTAATCGTGTAGTGTGCTACTATACAAATTGGTCAGTGTATCGTCCGTCGACGGCAAAGTTCAATCCACAGAACATCAATCCATATCTCTGTACACATTTGATCTACGCCTTCGGCGGCTTCACCAAAGATAACGCCCTTAAGCCCTTCGACAAGTACCAAGACATCGAACAGGGGGGCTATGCCAAATTCACTGGGCTAAAGACTTACAACAAGAATCTAAAGTGTATCCTGGCCATAGGTGGTTGGAATGAGGCCTCGTCTCGTTTCTCGCCACTCGTTGCGAGCCCCGAGCGGAGGCAGCAATTTGTGAGGAATACCATTAAATTCCTCCGGCAGAATCACTTTGATGGCTTGGATCTCGATTGGGAATATCCAGCTTTCCGAGATGGTGGCAAACCACGGGATCGTGATAATTATGCGCAATTTGTGCAGGAGATGCGTGAGGAATTTGATCGGGAATCTAAGAAGACTGGACGACCGCGACTCTTGCTCACAATGGCTGTTCCAGCGGGTACGGAATACATTGAGAAGGGTTACGATATCCCAAGGCTCAACAGATATCTCGATTGGTTCAATCTTCTAACTTACGACTACCACAGTGCTTTTGAACCAGCAGTTAATCACCATTCTCCATTGTATTCTCTACAAGAAGACGATGAGTACAACTTCGAGGCTGAACTCAatatt gACTACACGATAAAGTTCTACCTCAATCAAGGAGCTGATAGGGATAAATTGGTTGTGGGAATTCCAACGTATGGACGGTCCTATACTCTCTTCAATCCCGATGCAACTGATATTGGTTCCCCATCCGACGGTCCTGGCGCTCAGGGTGATGCAACACGAGAGAAGGGTTATCTGTCCTACTATGAGATCTGCCAGATGATTAAAGATGATCCAGACTGGACAGTAATTCATCCCAATGATAAGGCAATGGGTCCATATGCATTTAAAGGCAATCAATGGGTCGGCTATGACGATGAATCTATTGCTCGTCGAAAAGCTGAGTATGTTGTGTCAAATGGACTAGGAGGAATAATGTTCTGGTCTATAGACAACGATGACTTCCGTGGAAGTTGTACTGGAAAACCCTATCCGATCATTGAAGCAGCTAAAGAAGCACTATACGTTAGTTTAGG CTCCAGCGACAATGACGTAATAACGCAAACTCACAAGAAAACTACAAATCGCCCACGTAATCGCCCGGCACATAGGAATCGCATTGCTGAGGAGGATGATCGCAATGTAATTATACGAACAACAAACCGACGTAAACCAGGTCACCGGAAGAGGACTAGTACGACAACCACAACGACAACGACAACCACCACCACACCAGAACCTATTCAGGAATATTCTTTGATGCGAACTAGCACAACGCCTGCACCTCCAACCACTCCAGACCCAGGAAGTGACTTCAAGTGTGAAGACGAAGGATTTTTCCCACATCCACGGGactgtaaaaaatatttctggtGCTTGGACAGTGGACCATCACAGTTGGGAATTGTAGCACATCAATTCACTTGCCCTTCAGGGTTGTTCTTCAATAAGGCTGCTGATTCATGTGACTACGCAAGAAATGTTATTTGCTCCAAACCTAAAGCTTCAAGTTCTACAAGTTCGTCTTCCACCACCACAACTACAACATATGCTCCCCCTTCATCAACAACTAAGAGGTCACCCATAACAGCAGCAACAAGCAAGTACACCTTTCTAAGAACTTcctcaacaacaacaacaacaactcCAGAACCAGTCTATGAT GACGATTACGAATACGACGATGAGGAGGTTCAAGATGAAAGAGGCAATGCTGAAACAGATGATGCAGAAGATCCCAAAGTGATCAAAGAATTGATTGATCTGATAAAGAAAGCAGGTGGTTTAGATGAATTGGAGAAGCAATTGCGCACTCAGAATGTCGACAGTCCTCAGGAAAGTGTCACAACAACTGCGGCCAGTATAAGTAAATCCCTCTACGATAAGATCCTAAGCAGGGCATCAAGCAGTAACCTCGAGTCATTTAAGAATCGCTTTAGTGAAAGTGAAAACAAGGTCAGAAGCACGTCTTCTCAGAAGTACACTCCAGTTATTAGAAATTCCCGACCTGGCCCACAAAATGCTGGTGTTGACAAATTGCCAGAGTTTGAAGGATTCCTCCGGGAAAAGCCACAATATGTTACAATAAGTCGTCCAAGGGCTACACAGTCTACGGAAGAGTTGGAGATCACTGGCCTTGATGAAAGTTACCCAGAAGCACCAAGAACCGATCCCACCTTCGTAAGGCACACAATTCCACAACAAACCTACGTCAATATTCAGAGGAATCGTCATAGAAATCCCATCAGTGATGATATTGAAATAGAGGacgaagaagatgaaaatgatGAGAATAGTTACAGTCAAAGAATGAGCCCAACTAGTGAGCGGTCAACACCAAACTCTCAGTATGTTAGCATTAGGAGGACTTCAACATCAGTGGCTCCAGAGGAGGTTGAAACGGAAGCACCATTCATAAATGCAATCAACAG GTACAAAATCCTGTCGAGGACAGCGGAAACAACGACCTATAGCGCCCTGGCACCAGATGTGAACCAATTGGCggagaaggaagaagaagagcCCCAGGAGATCACGATTCCAACGACAGCGTCAACGAGTACAACAACCTCGGTACCAAGCACTTCTGCATATTATAGCACCCCAAGACATTTTAACATTGCAGAAACAGCAACAACATCGACACAATTACCCATAGATATATTCACGACAACTACACAAGATTACTCGTGGACAGAGGGGGTAACGGCACCGGAAACCATATTTATAATTCGTAAAACAACAGAAACACCCTTCTCGTCGACTTTCACTCCATCAACTACTAACCCGGTTGATTTTCTAACCACTGGCTTTGTAGTTGAGGGTAGCACTTTTGGTAGTAATGCTTTTGATCCCGAAACAACTCTGGCCACGGAAGTGCGTGGTGAGAGTGTACCTGCCGATGAGGAATACCAGGTAACCCGGAAGCGGGTTGAGGTAAATGAAGTGAGACGTTTGGATGAGGAACATCCATCGACGTCCACAATCTCACCACCTAGGAACTTCCTAGGCATATCCCATCGCCGCATTCGACCAATAAAGCGTGTTACATCAACAGAGGGACCCTCTGTGGTGATTGCATCTTCAGTGAGCGACTATGTGACACAAGCGCCGGGTAGTCAGGAGAGAAAGGTGAGTTTCAGACAGCGCGGTAGATTACGTGGAAATTCTCCTGTTCCAAATCCCCAAATTCAATCCACATCATCACCCGCTGACCATTATTCACCTGCACTGTTGTTTTCACAATCTTCCTCTTCCCCTCCGGAATATACGAGAGACTCTTCCACTGAACGTCAGAGAATCTACCGCGGTAGGCAAAGGTATAACATCCGCGGGGAACCATCAACTGTTGCCCAAGAGAATTTCCTCGCAAGCGAAAAGACTGCTCCACCGAGAAGAAATTTCAGGCCAAGAAATGAAGTGCCAAATGTACAGAATGTTGAAATATCAACTCCAGGTACTCCAGATCGTAAGAGAATCGTTTCACGCAGACGACGTCCTGTAACCACCACTATCCCGACAACAACGACAACGACAACAACTGAAGCTACAACAACACCAGAAATCCAAACGCATATTCCATTAGATCCCATCAATCGATTCCAAATCTTTCAATCGGCGAAAGATTCTCGGAGTCATGAGGATTCCCCGATTGTCCGGGTTGTGGTACAAACAACACCACAGCCACCGGTTGAGGAGGAATATGTCTTTGTGACCAAACCTTATTCTTTCAGAAGTTTTGACGACAACAGTCTTAGTTTTGGTAGCTCAAGAAGGAGCAAAGGAGATCAAGTGGGGGAGGCTACAAAAACTGGTCCAAGTTACAGAGATTCGCGGATAATTCGTCCTTTTATTGGGGAACCCCTTGATCCTCCAAGTGAGGAATTCACCTCAACGACTGAAGTATCTTCAACTGAAACAGAAAGTTCGGAGATAACTTCTGAATACACTACACCATCGAGTTCAGAGTATGCAGAAACATCATCTGAGGCTCCTGTAACACGATTCCCATCACGAGGTAGAAATCGTTTTAGCAGTGAGACAAGGATTTCAAATAGGAGACGTACATCAACAGAGAGAAGTTCTGAAAATGTTTCTTCAACTGAAAATACACGATATGTTGTTCGAAGAAGAAGACCTGTAGTTTCAGCAACTACCCAAGAGGAAGCTACAACAGTTTCACAGAGAATTCGAAATAGAAGGCCACCTCAGCGAACAACTGTTGAAAATGTTGAGGGAAGTTCAATCAGCTCAACAGAATCGATTGCAGCTGTTTCAGAAGAAACTGTTGGAGTAAGGAATCGAATTAGAGGCCGAAGGCCTATTTCTACAGAGAGAAGAGACTCAATTGAATCTTCATATGTGCCAATCAAGAGACGTCCTAGTCAAGTTGAAGCTTCGACGCAAAACTCCGATGAATCTTTgaatttcagaagaaaattagTGAGAAAACGCCCAGTGCAAAGATTAGAAGTGTCTTCTGCTGAGACACCAAGAGTTGAAGTGGAAGTTTCTAGTCAAACTCCCGAAGAAGGTGATACTTCTGAACGTCAAAGGTATAGAAAAGTAATTAGAAGACTGAGACCAAGAACAAGAACCACATCAACAACCACAACAAAAGCACCAGTAACAACTGAAGAAAGCTACGAAGAAGGAGTCTCCACGACGACACATGGAGCTTTTCAACATATTGAGGCCGACAATGGTAGAACACACAGTCTCAAAGTTGAAGAAACGCCAGAGGAAGTTAGAGAAGATGAAGATGTCACTACATTAGCTGCGCCAACAACCACAACCTTCCGTCGAGGTAAGgcacaaaatattgaaaaactcTATGTGACCATCAATCGTGGAGCCTCTGTGGAGTCTACAACAGAATTATCCAATGAAGTAGAAGATGTTGTAGAGGAAGAAGTCACAAAGATTGAGAAGGAAGAAGTGAAATCTACGACTGAAAGGTACACTCCACGTTATAGGGGCACTTACAGATCTAGAAGGCCAGTAGTATTTACATCAACAGTTCCTGCAGAATTAACCGTAGCTACTCCCAGACCATTTATTCCTCGTCGATACAGTAGCCGCGTTCCGGAGACAAAGGAGCAGGTAAGTGAAGAAGCTACACCTCGCGTGCGTCCATTGAATTTTGCTGGAAGTGCGGGAACACGCTTCCGGAATACATATCGTGCCACAACCACGACCTTAGAAAGTATTCGTGGAGGGTATCGAACTGAAGGTCGTGATGAATCTCGGTCTGAAATAGTGGAGAGTGAAGAAGTAACTAAAAGTGAGGAGGTTACTGAAAAGCTTCCTGAGCAGGAAAATGTGGAGATTACTCAGGAAGTGATATCTGACGAGGATAATATAGATCATGAGGAAAATTCTGTAGAGCGGACGTCTTCACGTCCAACTTACCAAACAATTGATAGATCCAACGTCCATCCTGCTTCGAGAAAGTTTGAAACTTCCACACCCACCCTTAGGAAGCCTTCTAGAACATTCGATAGACGCTATCCTGTGGCAAGTAGTACAACGGAGGCCACCACATCGGAGGCTACCCAGAATGAGGGTATCCGTGAACGCACGCGTAAGCTGTTTACAGCAAAAAGTAAAAAGTACAATACACCAGTAGTTAGTAATGTAAATGCAGTAGATGAGGGAGGTGATAACGTTGGGGAAGTCACAACAGATACATCACATAACACTGATAACAGCCCACAAGACACCACGGAAGTTGTAAATACAAGTACAGTACAGGATACTGAGACAACAACAACCACATACACTGATGATGATGAGGAGAGTTTAATTAATTCGAACCAATTACAGGGTGGAACACACATTTTCCGGCCAGCTTTCAGAAGGAAAACCACAACAACAACCACCACAACCGGCCGCCCAACAACACTCCATCATGTGTTTGCCATTGACTATGATGACACCACTACGAGCTCTGGTAGCAGCACCCCGATTCCAGCAACAAATGGTACAGAACGAAAGGAAGAAGAGTCTGCCGAGGAGATTAGTCAACGATTAGAGAAGCTTGTGGAGGTGAATCGGATAGTTGAGATTTACTCCAAGCAGGATAATGTTCGAATTGAGGGGAATTCCTCTGAACCGAAGACGCTGCAGAGTACGGATTTGCGCGTGGAGCAAATCCCAACGTTAGACAAATTGGGGGAAGTGAGTCGATTGACGCTGATAAAGCTTGTTGATCACAATGTGTCCCATCATGAGAATAACACTGATACACCCAGAGAAGCAAAATCCCGCCAAATTCTTTCACCtgaatacatttttagcgttgAAACATCAACTATACCCCTAGAGGGGCTCTTCAGGCAAGAAAGTGAGCGTCAAGCCAAGAATATCGTTCTCACGGCTGAAGAAGAtggaaagaaattgaatattgTCTATGCCACGAGCATAGGGGGTTCCAAGAGATCTACTGCCTCACCCTTTACCAGCTATGGCACAGAAAGTACAACGGATAATGAGATTGAGGCAACGACTGTTCTACCTCTGACGACCACATTTAAACCG AATCGTCCTCAGCTGCTGAGGCCAAACTTCCGTCGTCCAACGTATAATCCCCGAACCAGGAGCACGGTGACCACGCCAAAATCCACAGCAACCACAGAGAAGGCAACACTGAGCAGTGCTTCGTCCACAACAGCTCGAACGTTTCTGCTGCGCCGGGGATCGCGACCCAGCTTGAGTACCCACCAAGTCACGTCAACCACACCAACTCCACCATCGAGCCCCAAGAGCCCGCCACGGATTGCGATCCGACGCAAATTCGGCGGTACGCGTGGGGAGACGCCCCAACCGCCAGCCACGAAATCCACCATTGCGATTCCATCGCCAAAAAGCAACGATCTCg gaaCAACCGAGCAAACAGTCTACAAGAGACGCTACACATTCACAACAAAACCCAATTTGAGAACAACCACCCCCGCAACGACAACAACTACATCAACAACGAGCTCAACAGTGTCCACAACAATTGATGGGGTTGATCAGGAGA